The following proteins are co-located in the Bacteroidota bacterium genome:
- the gldE gene encoding gliding motility-associated protein GldE: MENPLPERSYQLLHIFNEVTTGEIASTVIAIIIILILLFCSALVAGSENAFFSIPKQKLDEIKSEDSPASKAIMFLLNKPKTLLATILITNNFINIAFVLVSNTLFDLLINPEIQKTTSFFVFQVTFITFIIVFLAEITPKIYATQHYMSFSRLMALPIYYLSKFWSPFVWILVKSTSIIDKRITKKGHMVTVDDLEHAIEITSHANQPRQEKEILKGIVNFGNTDVKQISRPRMDVKSVDLSWDFKQVMAYFNEWGYSRMPVCDSSFDKVKGILTMKDLLPHIEKPANYKWHTLIREAFFVPESKMIDDLLKEFQTQRKHIAIVFDEFGGNLGIVTMEDILEEIFGEIHDEFDEDERLYSQLDANTFIFEGKTLINDVCKLMKVDPDSFEKAKGEAETLAGLLLELNGKLPFRGQKIEHSIFSFTVEAVDKRRISRIKVVVKR, translated from the coding sequence TTGGAAAACCCCTTACCCGAACGAAGTTATCAATTGCTTCATATATTTAACGAAGTTACAACCGGTGAAATTGCTTCAACCGTAATTGCTATTATTATCATACTTATTCTCCTTTTTTGCTCGGCATTAGTTGCGGGTAGCGAAAATGCTTTCTTTTCTATTCCCAAGCAAAAGCTAGATGAAATAAAGAGTGAAGATTCACCTGCTTCAAAGGCTATCATGTTTTTGTTGAACAAGCCAAAAACATTATTGGCTACTATACTTATTACGAATAATTTTATTAATATTGCCTTTGTATTGGTCTCCAATACTTTGTTCGATTTGCTCATAAATCCAGAAATACAAAAGACTACTTCCTTCTTTGTTTTTCAGGTAACATTTATTACTTTTATTATAGTTTTCTTGGCTGAGATTACTCCGAAAATTTATGCAACACAGCATTATATGAGTTTCTCAAGATTGATGGCTTTACCTATATATTATTTGAGTAAATTTTGGTCTCCATTTGTTTGGATTTTGGTAAAAAGTACTTCTATAATAGATAAAAGAATTACCAAAAAGGGACACATGGTAACGGTGGACGATTTGGAACATGCTATCGAAATTACAAGCCATGCCAATCAGCCCCGCCAAGAAAAAGAAATACTGAAAGGTATTGTGAATTTTGGTAATACTGATGTGAAACAAATTAGTCGTCCACGCATGGATGTGAAGAGCGTGGATTTAAGCTGGGATTTTAAGCAGGTGATGGCATACTTTAACGAATGGGGATATTCACGCATGCCTGTGTGTGATTCATCGTTCGATAAAGTGAAAGGGATTCTTACCATGAAAGATTTGCTTCCACATATAGAAAAGCCAGCAAACTATAAATGGCATACATTAATACGTGAAGCATTCTTTGTGCCCGAAAGCAAAATGATTGATGATTTGCTGAAAGAATTTCAAACACAACGCAAACATATAGCTATAGTTTTTGATGAGTTTGGCGGAAATTTGGGCATAGTAACAATGGAAGATATTTTGGAAGAAATATTTGGAGAAATACATGATGAATTTGATGAAGACGAAAGATTATATTCTCAGCTCGATGCAAACACTTTTATATTTGAAGGTAAAACATTAATTAATGATGTATGCAAACTGATGAAGGTGGATCCCGATAGTTTTGAAAAAGCCAAAGGCGAGGCTGAAACCCTTGCTGGATTGCTACTTGAGCTAAACGGGAAACTCCCTTTTCGCGGACAAAAAATAGAACACAGCATATTTTCTTTCACGGTGGAAGCAGTTGATAAGAGAAGAATTAGTAGAATAAAAGTAGTGGTGAAAAGATGA
- the ssb gene encoding single-stranded DNA-binding protein — MNKVFLIGNLGKDPEFRAFENGGRVTRFPLATNESYTNRQGERVNLTEWHDIEVWERQAEIADKYLRKGSKVMIEGRIRTENWTDKNTNEPRQRKTIRCTSFEILSGHADGQVNSEGHTHNEQAPIETPPQTPPDPTGDLPF; from the coding sequence ATGAACAAAGTATTTTTGATAGGGAATTTGGGTAAAGACCCCGAGTTTAGGGCATTTGAAAACGGTGGACGAGTTACTCGTTTTCCATTGGCAACTAACGAAAGCTATACAAATAGGCAAGGCGAACGTGTGAACTTAACCGAGTGGCACGACATAGAAGTATGGGAACGCCAAGCTGAAATTGCAGATAAATATTTGAGAAAAGGATCGAAGGTCATGATTGAAGGCCGTATTCGCACCGAAAACTGGACTGATAAAAATACCAATGAACCACGTCAGAGAAAAACGATTCGCTGCACCAGTTTCGAAATATTGAGCGGCCATGCCGATGGCCAAGTGAACAGTGAAGGGCATACACATAACGAGCAAGCACCCATCGAAACTCCACCACAAACTCCACCCGACCCTACAGGCGACTTGCCTTTTTAA
- a CDS encoding DUF5916 domain-containing protein, with protein MFQKITICLFCFYVSIQSIYAQELHIKKAHCNVKVDAILDEQCWGEAQHAKDFQQVFPFDTSAAQTHTEAMVSFDDNFFYVAAICYDSLPGDYVVQSLKRDFSYPISDAFTIILEPFSDKTNGFAFGVNPVGAQREGLISNGGNFGVTTDWDNVWYSSVKRYSYGWVVEMAIPLKTLRYKANLNTWGLNFGRNDLKRNESSTWTRVPRIFNIASLAFTGTLVWDEQPPNPGTNISLIPYAIAGSSLDSASQPKPNYTKNIGLDAKIAITPSLNLDLTVNPNFSQVEVDRQQINLTRFNIAYPEKRVFFLENSDLFSQFGFRQIRPFFSRQIGLYQSPIDLQLKNIPIIAGARLSGKINKLWRTGIMDVQTASDKALQINGQNYFVAAFQRQLAFVKGRPRSHNLEFIIVNRQKTGHVNDAEASYNRVMGMDLNILSPDNKWVGKVFVHQSFAPGYKTNMANQANASFLAYQTNTFYTTWNHEYVGKHYLAQVGFVPRPELYNAATGKVNRMSYGRLEPEVGYRFYPKGKIKKHVNYFKAELYNDTYFDSTLHRITDFQLNPNLEVKFQNSATFILECVSQFTRFLYPTNITGIQLPVGDYYYRYINTRFETNKRKKYNIGIGATYGGFYTGQRFSKYFDISYRLQPYGVISLNVSQDLIKYPSKTANIIYISPKAEMAFAKNFFFTTFVQYNAQTKNTNLNCRLQWRFRPMSDLFVVYSDNYDQYLNMKNRAIVVKFIYWLNV; from the coding sequence ATGTTCCAAAAAATTACTATATGTTTATTTTGTTTTTATGTATCTATACAAAGTATATATGCACAAGAATTGCATATTAAAAAAGCACATTGCAATGTAAAAGTTGATGCGATATTGGATGAGCAATGTTGGGGCGAGGCCCAGCATGCCAAAGACTTTCAACAAGTATTTCCCTTTGATACGAGTGCTGCACAAACGCATACTGAAGCTATGGTTTCGTTCGATGATAATTTCTTTTACGTTGCTGCGATTTGTTATGATAGTTTGCCTGGAGATTATGTAGTCCAATCGCTTAAGCGAGATTTTAGTTACCCCATCAGCGATGCATTTACTATTATACTTGAACCTTTCAGCGACAAAACAAATGGTTTTGCATTTGGGGTAAATCCGGTAGGTGCACAACGCGAAGGGTTGATATCGAACGGCGGAAATTTTGGGGTAACCACCGATTGGGATAATGTGTGGTATAGCAGTGTGAAAAGATATAGTTATGGATGGGTAGTGGAAATGGCTATTCCATTAAAAACATTACGCTACAAAGCAAACTTAAATACCTGGGGCTTGAACTTTGGCCGCAACGATTTGAAACGAAATGAGAGCAGCACTTGGACAAGGGTACCACGCATATTTAATATAGCAAGTTTGGCATTTACGGGTACATTGGTTTGGGATGAACAGCCGCCCAACCCAGGCACCAATATATCTTTAATTCCTTATGCAATTGCCGGTAGTAGTTTAGATTCTGCTAGCCAGCCTAAACCTAATTATACAAAAAATATAGGGCTTGATGCAAAGATTGCAATTACCCCTTCTCTTAATTTAGACCTTACAGTTAACCCTAATTTTTCGCAAGTGGAAGTTGACAGGCAGCAAATAAACCTAACCCGTTTCAATATTGCATATCCCGAAAAACGCGTTTTCTTTTTAGAAAATTCCGATTTGTTTAGTCAGTTTGGGTTTAGACAAATTCGTCCTTTTTTTTCGCGGCAAATTGGACTGTATCAAAGCCCAATAGATTTGCAATTAAAAAATATTCCTATTATAGCTGGTGCCAGGCTAAGTGGTAAAATTAATAAGCTGTGGCGAACAGGAATTATGGATGTGCAAACCGCATCGGACAAGGCTTTGCAGATAAACGGTCAGAATTATTTTGTGGCGGCTTTTCAGCGGCAATTGGCATTTGTAAAAGGAAGGCCTAGGTCGCACAACTTGGAATTTATTATAGTGAACAGACAAAAAACGGGTCACGTAAACGATGCTGAAGCCTCCTATAATAGAGTGATGGGAATGGATCTCAATATTCTATCGCCCGATAATAAATGGGTGGGTAAAGTATTTGTCCATCAAAGTTTTGCACCAGGCTATAAAACCAATATGGCTAACCAAGCAAATGCCTCATTTCTGGCTTACCAAACAAATACTTTTTACACTACTTGGAACCATGAATATGTAGGTAAACATTATTTAGCACAAGTAGGTTTTGTTCCCCGTCCAGAATTATATAATGCAGCTACAGGTAAAGTAAATCGGATGAGTTATGGTAGACTGGAGCCTGAGGTAGGATACCGCTTTTATCCCAAAGGCAAAATTAAAAAGCATGTAAATTATTTTAAAGCAGAATTATATAATGATACCTATTTCGATTCTACTTTACATCGCATTACCGATTTTCAATTGAATCCCAATTTGGAAGTAAAGTTTCAGAACTCTGCAACTTTTATTTTAGAATGTGTGAGCCAGTTTACACGGTTTTTGTACCCCACAAATATTACAGGAATACAATTACCGGTAGGCGACTATTACTATCGCTATATCAATACAAGGTTCGAAACCAATAAGCGTAAAAAGTATAATATTGGTATTGGTGCTACCTATGGCGGCTTTTATACCGGTCAGCGTTTTTCAAAATACTTCGACATAAGCTACCGTTTACAGCCTTATGGAGTTATCAGCTTGAATGTGTCGCAAGATTTGATAAAATATCCCAGTAAAACGGCCAATATAATATACATTAGCCCAAAGGCGGAGATGGCATTTGCCAAGAATTTTTTCTTTACCACCTTTGTGCAGTATAATGCCCAAACAAAAAATACCAACCTCAATTGCAGGCTGCAATGGCGGTTCCGTCCCATGAGCGACTTGTTTGTGGTGTACTCCGATAACTATGACCAGTACCTGAATATGAAAAACAGGGCCATCGTGGTAAAATTTATTTATTGGTTAAATGTTTGA
- a CDS encoding START-like domain-containing protein: MARKKIRMEFVLRASASLVFPYLSTAGGLCQWFCTDVDTRLDYFNFKWDTDIQKAKLLKKVTNKSIKFQWEGSPADEYFEFELERDAITDGLALIVTDFTEEAEEKESLMLWDSQVQDLKTCIGA, translated from the coding sequence ATGGCACGTAAGAAAATAAGAATGGAATTTGTATTAAGGGCTTCAGCAAGCTTGGTGTTCCCATACCTAAGCACCGCTGGCGGTTTATGTCAGTGGTTTTGTACTGATGTTGATACACGTTTAGACTACTTTAATTTTAAATGGGATACTGATATTCAGAAAGCTAAATTGCTGAAGAAAGTAACCAATAAGAGTATAAAATTCCAATGGGAAGGTTCGCCGGCGGATGAGTATTTTGAGTTTGAATTGGAGCGAGATGCCATTACCGATGGACTTGCTTTAATAGTTACCGATTTTACCGAAGAGGCCGAAGAGAAAGAATCCTTAATGCTTTGGGATAGCCAAGTGCAGGATTTGAAAACCTGTATAGGTGCCTAA
- a CDS encoding enoyl-CoA hydratase-related protein, with protein sequence MQFETLTYEITEGVCRLTLNRPDSFNAFNDQQSFEMQDALKAIEKDKSIRVVVLTGAGKAFCSGQDLKAIAGQKRSLSESLYKRYNPIIRAMRNLPIPIICRLNGVAAGAGCSIALACDIIVASEAASMIEVFINVGLVLDSGSSYFLPRAVGSSKAFEMATMGTKVNAAEALQLGMVNRVVPGEQLDEEVNKFADYYKTAPTKAIGLIKKMLNKAGTSSLDEMLEYEAHCQEIAGRSNDYQEGVQSFVEKRKAVFKGA encoded by the coding sequence ATGCAATTCGAAACTTTGACTTATGAAATAACTGAAGGTGTTTGCCGCCTCACCCTCAATCGCCCCGATTCATTCAACGCCTTTAACGACCAACAAAGTTTTGAGATGCAAGATGCACTTAAAGCTATTGAAAAGGATAAATCTATTCGTGTGGTAGTGCTTACGGGTGCGGGTAAAGCTTTCTGCTCAGGGCAGGATTTAAAAGCCATTGCAGGACAGAAACGTTCCTTGAGCGAATCATTATATAAAAGGTATAATCCGATTATTCGTGCTATGCGAAATTTGCCCATACCTATTATATGCAGATTGAATGGCGTAGCTGCAGGTGCGGGTTGTTCTATCGCCTTGGCCTGCGATATTATAGTAGCCAGCGAAGCTGCAAGTATGATAGAAGTATTTATCAATGTGGGCTTGGTATTGGATTCAGGGTCGAGTTATTTTTTACCTCGTGCAGTAGGAAGTAGCAAAGCATTCGAAATGGCAACCATGGGCACCAAAGTAAATGCCGCAGAAGCATTACAATTGGGAATGGTAAACCGTGTGGTACCAGGTGAACAATTGGATGAAGAAGTAAATAAATTCGCCGACTATTATAAAACTGCTCCTACAAAAGCTATAGGTTTGATAAAAAAAATGCTGAACAAAGCAGGTACTTCCTCGCTCGATGAAATGCTAGAATACGAAGCACATTGCCAAGAAATAGCAGGCCGCAGTAATGATTACCAAGAAGGCGTGCAGAGTTTTGTGGAGAAAAGGAAGGCAGTGTTTAAGGGGGCGTGA
- the mutY gene encoding A/G-specific adenine glycosylase produces MHSVTRKLAKWYQVHQRDLPWRETKDPYKIWLSEIILQQTRVEQGMPYYYKFVAQYPSIIHLAKAPIDEVLKLWQGLGYYSRARNMHEAAKELLEKCKGKFPKDYKSIRSLKGVGDYTAAAISSLAFGLPHAVVDGNVYRVLSRLYNIDTPINSSQGKYQFAQLAEELLDRKNPGDHNQAMMELGAICCKPANPNCEQCPIAENCLALGKGTVNDLPLKTKSKPVRNRYLNYLFLVKDDSFCLLQRGVDDIWKGLYDLPVIEHEKLLEVDELLDEIFLKDIKGRQSLLYNGSSDYLHKLTHRNLHARFHIFFYKRLVSLNKFGIFETTFKNMESYAIPRLLDKFLNEQYKPSKKPNEQSIFDREFG; encoded by the coding sequence ATGCATTCAGTAACTCGTAAATTAGCCAAATGGTATCAAGTCCACCAAAGAGATTTGCCATGGCGTGAAACGAAGGATCCTTATAAAATTTGGCTTTCGGAAATAATACTACAGCAAACGCGTGTGGAGCAAGGCATGCCCTACTATTATAAATTTGTAGCACAATATCCTAGTATTATACATTTAGCCAAAGCCCCTATTGATGAGGTGTTGAAGCTATGGCAAGGTTTGGGCTATTATAGTCGTGCCAGGAATATGCATGAGGCTGCCAAAGAATTACTTGAAAAGTGTAAAGGCAAATTTCCCAAAGATTACAAAAGTATTCGCAGTTTAAAAGGGGTAGGCGATTATACAGCAGCGGCGATCTCATCGCTTGCATTTGGATTGCCGCATGCTGTGGTAGATGGCAATGTTTATCGTGTGCTTTCTAGGTTATATAATATTGATACTCCTATAAATAGTTCTCAGGGAAAATATCAATTTGCCCAACTTGCCGAAGAGCTGCTCGATAGGAAAAACCCGGGCGACCACAACCAGGCAATGATGGAACTGGGGGCTATTTGTTGCAAGCCTGCTAATCCTAATTGCGAGCAATGTCCCATTGCCGAAAATTGTTTGGCACTCGGTAAAGGAACTGTGAACGACCTTCCTTTAAAAACTAAAAGTAAACCAGTGCGAAATCGTTATCTCAACTATCTCTTTCTGGTTAAAGACGATAGCTTCTGCCTGCTACAGCGGGGTGTTGACGATATATGGAAAGGATTATATGATTTGCCCGTAATAGAACATGAGAAATTATTGGAAGTGGATGAGTTGCTGGATGAAATTTTTTTAAAAGATATAAAAGGTCGCCAATCTCTATTATACAATGGTAGTTCAGACTATTTGCACAAACTCACACACCGTAATTTGCATGCCCGTTTTCATATATTTTTTTATAAAAGACTTGTAAGCTTAAACAAATTTGGTATTTTTGAAACCACTTTTAAAAATATGGAGAGCTATGCGATTCCTCGATTGCTCGATAAGTTTTTGAACGAACAATATAAACCAAGTAAAAAACCAAATGAACAAAGTATTTTTGATAGGGAATTTGGGTAA
- the hemW gene encoding radical SAM family heme chaperone HemW: MQGLYLHIPFCRQRCHYCDFYFVTNNKLQEEFTQSIILELENRKGELDNSKPISSIYFGGGTPSLLDTKYLAKIFEKIYNIYQIDEHAEITLEANPDDLDLQKLKELKSLPINRLSVGIQSFFEEDLKWMNRAHNKEQAIASLDNIALAGFDNISADLIYGFDILSNEKWVQNLDSVSKYSHIKHLSCYQLTVEPKTPLEKLIKKGIYNNSPDEKFVEQFEILMDWTATNNFCQYEISNFSKAGYEAVHNSNYWKGFPYLGLGPSAHSYDGVNVRKKNTAHLGDYIINPLQYETENLSKQNLYNEYIMTRLRTSSGIKMQEVKSIFGNDYYNYLYNMLGEEAILGYINVENDIIILNKPGKLMADGVAAAMFI; encoded by the coding sequence ATGCAGGGCCTCTATCTCCACATACCCTTCTGCCGGCAGCGATGCCACTACTGCGATTTTTATTTTGTAACGAATAATAAATTACAAGAAGAATTTACCCAAAGTATAATACTTGAATTAGAAAATAGGAAAGGTGAACTTGATAATTCTAAGCCAATTAGTTCTATTTATTTTGGCGGCGGAACTCCTTCACTTTTGGATACCAAATATCTGGCAAAAATATTCGAGAAGATATATAATATTTATCAAATAGATGAGCATGCAGAAATTACTTTAGAAGCAAATCCTGATGATCTAGATTTACAAAAGCTTAAGGAGCTGAAATCTTTACCCATTAATAGGTTGAGTGTGGGAATTCAATCTTTTTTTGAAGAGGATTTGAAGTGGATGAACCGTGCCCATAATAAGGAACAAGCTATAGCTAGTTTAGATAATATTGCACTTGCAGGTTTCGATAATATATCTGCCGATTTGATATATGGATTTGATATTTTGAGCAATGAAAAATGGGTGCAAAATTTGGATAGCGTTTCGAAATATTCGCACATTAAACATTTATCCTGTTATCAATTAACGGTGGAACCCAAAACCCCATTGGAGAAATTGATTAAGAAAGGAATATATAATAATAGTCCTGATGAAAAATTTGTGGAGCAGTTTGAGATATTGATGGACTGGACCGCAACAAATAATTTTTGCCAATACGAAATTTCAAATTTTAGTAAAGCAGGATATGAGGCGGTTCATAATTCAAACTATTGGAAGGGCTTTCCCTACTTGGGTTTGGGACCATCGGCACATAGTTATGATGGAGTTAATGTCCGCAAAAAAAATACCGCTCATTTGGGGGATTATATTATAAACCCTTTACAGTATGAAACCGAAAATTTGTCGAAGCAAAACTTATATAATGAATATATCATGACCCGTTTAAGAACCTCATCGGGGATTAAAATGCAGGAAGTAAAATCGATTTTCGGGAATGATTATTATAATTACCTATATAATATGCTTGGGGAAGAAGCTATATTAGGTTATATAAATGTAGAAAATGATATTATCATACTAAACAAACCCGGAAAGCTGATGGCCGATGGGGTAGCAGCAGCCATGTTTATTTAA
- a CDS encoding gliding motility lipoprotein GldD, translating to MKSIISFFSILYIIVITSCHNDYVPKKREFEQIDLPVKSYHTYNKEIPYSFEIPDYAIAQEDHSNGAEPYWVNIRYPEMNATLHLSYKTISPKNTLQGLVHDTRMLSWKHESVASNIEEYEIQGADSNTTGLRYEVSGKAATAFQFFLTDNKKHFLRGALYFDSHTEPDSVAPVFNFLHEDAMKLIGSLRWRE from the coding sequence ATGAAAAGTATTATAAGTTTTTTTAGTATATTATATATAATAGTCATCACCTCATGCCACAATGATTATGTACCCAAAAAACGTGAATTTGAACAGATAGATCTTCCTGTCAAAAGTTATCATACTTATAATAAAGAAATTCCATATTCATTTGAAATTCCTGATTATGCTATTGCACAAGAAGACCATAGCAATGGTGCCGAACCTTACTGGGTTAATATTCGCTATCCAGAAATGAATGCTACTTTGCATTTGAGTTATAAAACTATCAGTCCTAAAAATACTTTGCAAGGACTAGTGCACGATACCCGGATGTTGTCATGGAAACATGAATCGGTTGCAAGTAATATAGAAGAGTATGAGATACAAGGAGCTGATAGCAATACCACAGGTCTACGCTACGAAGTGAGTGGAAAGGCAGCAACCGCTTTTCAGTTTTTTTTAACTGATAATAAAAAACATTTTCTTCGTGGTGCATTATATTTTGATTCACACACCGAGCCTGATAGCGTAGCTCCCGTATTTAATTTTTTGCATGAGGATGCGATGAAGTTAATTGGGAGTTTGCGGTGGAGGGAATAG
- a CDS encoding Omp28-related outer membrane protein has translation MKKITLILSAAALVCTMGLTSCKKKTTVETPGCMDPNAFNYNKDAKKDDGTCQLPQTDRKATVYDVTGLWCPPCGEYGLPTFDKLSIDSKASVVPFSCHATDELTSTAGTAIMTTIMPGTAVPRMGVGTTLVFPAGVTTDITYNVKTMNTKINSITINDLIVGTGIKKSISGNIMSITTNSKFVVAASGVEYYMAVFILENGLVADQKTQTKGTVSKIHNHVVRHCFTTSVTGELLASGTIDAGKLISKTFTKTIPAVWNAANLSVATVIYYKDQNGKMQFENANIAE, from the coding sequence ATGAAAAAAATTACCCTAATTTTATCCGCTGCAGCTCTTGTCTGCACTATGGGTCTGACTTCTTGTAAGAAAAAGACCACTGTTGAAACCCCAGGTTGTATGGACCCTAACGCATTTAATTACAATAAAGATGCTAAAAAAGATGACGGCACTTGCCAATTACCACAAACTGATAGAAAAGCTACAGTTTATGATGTTACAGGTCTGTGGTGTCCTCCTTGCGGCGAATATGGCTTGCCTACTTTTGATAAATTGTCTATAGACAGTAAGGCAAGTGTAGTACCATTTAGTTGCCATGCCACTGATGAGCTTACCTCCACAGCAGGAACTGCAATTATGACTACCATTATGCCTGGAACTGCTGTTCCTAGAATGGGAGTTGGTACCACATTAGTTTTTCCAGCAGGAGTTACTACTGATATAACCTACAATGTTAAAACCATGAACACAAAAATTAATAGTATTACTATTAATGATTTGATAGTAGGAACAGGAATTAAAAAATCTATTAGTGGCAATATCATGTCAATAACCACCAATTCTAAGTTTGTGGTAGCAGCAAGTGGTGTAGAGTATTACATGGCTGTTTTTATATTGGAAAACGGACTTGTTGCAGACCAAAAAACACAAACAAAAGGAACAGTAAGCAAAATTCATAACCATGTGGTACGTCATTGCTTCACCACCTCTGTTACTGGCGAGTTACTTGCAAGTGGTACTATTGATGCAGGGAAATTAATTAGCAAAACTTTCACCAAAACAATTCCTGCTGTATGGAATGCTGCTAACTTATCAGTTGCAACCGTTATATACTACAAAGATCAAAACGGCAAAATGCAATTCGAAAATGCAAACATTGCTGAGTAA